A genomic stretch from Telmatocola sphagniphila includes:
- a CDS encoding IS701 family transposase: protein MEVSRFPSFLSSAFSALVFFLDARIQSLTVRIFRGMFLAQDQRRTASRWFRAAAIRRKYKSAYRHLAAVGRESLSMSTAVGRLVLKHPAAQSEKIVIALDDTLTKRYGPKVEGAGIHHNPTPGPIGQLLEYGQNFVVAALLAWHPLHGIIGLPWRAQLYVRQKEVATLPRKYQWKFRTKLQLAVEILQWLSKSLFSPGKAVWIVADGGYAKKPILRACRQLNFTLISRLRKDAALYELPSPSQGRGRPRKYGEKRIDLAKRAAHARGWSSASLQLYGRPEVKTYKSFLATWKSAEGVIRVVLVKEKKGWIAFFSTNPEATVAQILETVASRNAIEQVFKDVKEVWRAGQQQLRNLHANIGAFHMNLWMMTLTELWAWDQPQKKLVDRSDRPWDNRPNGLLITIDASPC from the coding sequence ATGGAAGTATCTCGTTTTCCCTCCTTTCTGTCCAGCGCTTTTTCCGCCCTGGTCTTCTTTTTGGATGCTCGAATCCAGTCGCTAACCGTGCGTATCTTCCGCGGCATGTTCCTCGCTCAGGACCAGCGACGCACCGCCTCCCGATGGTTCCGAGCCGCCGCTATCCGTCGAAAGTACAAGTCGGCCTACCGGCACCTTGCAGCGGTCGGTCGAGAATCCCTTTCGATGAGTACCGCCGTGGGACGACTGGTTCTCAAACACCCGGCGGCCCAATCCGAGAAGATCGTGATTGCTCTGGATGACACCCTCACCAAACGTTACGGTCCGAAGGTCGAAGGGGCCGGAATTCACCACAATCCGACTCCGGGTCCGATCGGACAGTTGCTCGAATACGGGCAGAACTTCGTCGTGGCGGCTTTATTGGCCTGGCATCCTCTCCACGGCATTATCGGCTTGCCTTGGCGAGCCCAGTTATACGTCCGCCAGAAAGAGGTCGCGACGCTTCCCCGCAAGTACCAGTGGAAGTTTCGGACCAAGCTGCAACTGGCGGTGGAGATCCTGCAATGGCTCTCGAAGTCTTTGTTTTCTCCGGGGAAAGCAGTCTGGATCGTGGCGGATGGCGGCTATGCGAAGAAACCGATTCTGCGGGCGTGTCGGCAGTTGAACTTCACATTGATCAGTCGGCTCCGCAAGGATGCCGCCCTATACGAGTTGCCCTCTCCCTCCCAAGGTCGGGGGCGTCCCCGCAAGTACGGAGAGAAGCGAATCGACTTGGCCAAGCGAGCGGCTCATGCCCGGGGATGGTCGTCGGCCTCCCTGCAGTTGTACGGTCGCCCAGAAGTCAAAACGTACAAGAGTTTTCTGGCGACCTGGAAGTCGGCGGAGGGAGTCATCCGCGTGGTTCTGGTTAAAGAGAAAAAAGGGTGGATCGCTTTCTTCTCGACGAATCCGGAGGCGACGGTGGCCCAGATCCTGGAAACCGTGGCCAGCCGCAATGCCATTGAGCAGGTCTTCAAGGACGTCAAGGAAGTTTGGAGAGCCGGTCAGCAGCAATTGCGAAACCTGCACGCCAACATCGGCGCGTTTCACATGAACCTGTGGATGATGACGCTCACCGAATTGTGGGCCTGGGATCAGCCGCAAAAGAAGTTGGTGGATCGTTCGGATCGACCTTGGGACAATCGGCCGAACGGCCTTCTCATAACGATCGACGCAAGTCCTTGCTGA
- a CDS encoding ATP-binding protein, protein MPSLRDCRYGRRVHFFTATDVAKNLEQAKKYHQFDRFLQPLNRVDLLIIDEMGYLAFSLIAAELHLPFFTERFERKSLLNNRHLTVEVSPQRDGVRLKENLYGRIDGR, encoded by the coding sequence TTGCCGTCGCTGCGGGATTGCCGATACGGACGACGCGTCCACTTCTTTACAGCCACCGACGTAGCCAAAAATCTGGAACAAGCCAAAAAGTATCATCAATTCGACCGGTTCCTGCAGCCCTTGAATAGAGTCGATTTGCTGATCATCGACGAAATGGGATATCTGGCGTTTAGTCTGATCGCGGCGGAATTGCACTTACCGTTCTTTACCGAACGCTTCGAAAGGAAGAGTCTACTAAACAACAGGCATCTGACGGTTGAGGTCTCGCCGCAGCGCGATGGTGTGAGATTGAAGGAAAATCTATATGGGCGCATTGATGGGAGATAG
- a CDS encoding tyrosine-type recombinase/integrase encodes MPARRQQEVLKRQFYTWIIYQRDGIWYADGRSGNPFNLGRKSLGSADKNEALVALDELDRRKAVEHNLADRSILEPQNSGLSIKDGRKEYESFIGRAPVAGGTRFSTKKRYRTVLDKFEKFCFKRGISYWNQVNSRVLEQYVTQLAADDYAQASQYLEVTTLKQVVCFLIDRGHLPSTARIKLKLRKPQGTTTYCYSGTEVQAMIERCESIPGLHWLRDVIVFLAFTGLRISELASLRWADLNFEAGLIHLNDEMNLARNHRQREVRRTKSGRSRMLPIHSQLSAVIQELPRNRDGYLLHGPLGGRLKPDTVRNILVRDVLEPLAPRFPATEYGKGFCDGRLHSFRHYFCSRCVANGIPELTIKEWLGHRDSKMVQHYYHLSNTESRRQIEKLSFEDTSREVREVG; translated from the coding sequence ATGCCAGCTCGAAGACAGCAAGAGGTTCTGAAACGCCAATTCTATACATGGATAATCTACCAGCGTGACGGTATCTGGTACGCGGATGGCCGATCCGGAAATCCCTTCAACCTGGGTCGTAAATCACTTGGAAGCGCCGATAAAAATGAAGCCTTAGTAGCACTTGATGAACTCGATCGTCGAAAGGCAGTAGAGCATAATTTGGCCGATCGCTCAATCCTTGAACCGCAAAACTCAGGGCTCAGTATCAAGGATGGTAGGAAAGAGTATGAATCATTCATTGGGCGAGCTCCTGTGGCGGGTGGGACGCGATTTAGCACGAAAAAGCGATATCGGACCGTCCTGGATAAGTTCGAAAAATTTTGTTTTAAACGAGGTATCTCCTACTGGAACCAGGTTAATTCTCGCGTGCTGGAACAGTACGTCACGCAGTTGGCGGCCGATGATTATGCGCAGGCATCACAGTATTTGGAAGTCACGACCCTGAAACAAGTAGTTTGCTTCCTGATTGATCGCGGCCATCTGCCCTCAACTGCAAGAATAAAACTGAAATTGCGCAAGCCCCAAGGAACAACTACGTATTGCTATTCGGGAACCGAAGTACAGGCGATGATCGAGCGTTGCGAAAGTATTCCCGGATTACACTGGCTTCGCGATGTAATCGTGTTCCTGGCGTTTACTGGGCTGCGAATCTCGGAACTTGCCTCGTTGCGATGGGCGGATTTAAATTTTGAGGCGGGCCTGATCCACCTCAACGACGAAATGAACTTGGCGCGAAACCATCGGCAACGGGAAGTGCGGAGGACGAAGAGTGGACGGTCTCGAATGTTGCCCATCCACTCGCAACTGTCAGCAGTAATCCAGGAATTACCCCGTAATCGAGACGGCTATCTCCTCCATGGCCCGCTCGGTGGGCGATTGAAGCCGGATACCGTTCGCAACATCCTCGTCCGCGACGTTCTTGAACCTTTGGCCCCACGCTTTCCTGCAACCGAATATGGGAAGGGCTTTTGCGATGGCCGCCTGCATTCCTTCCGCCACTACTTTTGTTCGCGGTGCGTAGCGAACGGGATCCCCGAGCTGACAATTAAAGAGTGGCTGGGCCATCGCGATAGCAAGATGGTTCAGCACTATTATCACTTATCGAATACGGAATCACGAAGGCAGATAGAGAAACTGTCTTTCGAAGATACCTCCCGGGAGGTCCGGGAGGTAGGTTGA
- a CDS encoding TlpA family protein disulfide reductase: MRKLFGVTLAMLLIGLPLTAQDKKPEGEEKKPLTAKQLNKEVLDEIQKFQKENKSGDRAELLKVVDQGFERFLRAIEDNPKASDINDMVSFAARYVTSEKSMNKLGETVVLKTNILQGEKPFQVIMMLGGRNPKFLDKAMELNKSKEVTALVSFLKAQAAMSEFSESGKKEDKEKVLKLVAAVPADMALDIGSPRKYEIGKMAAKLPKKLEAIENLAVGKPMPEIISKDLDGKSVKLTDYKNKVVVLDIWATWCGPCRAMIPHEREMVEKLKDKPFNLISLSADGEVKTLKDFLEKEKMPWTHWHIGASGEVHDILNIEHYPTIFVVDHKGVIRYKEIRGEQLEEAVEKLLKEMETK; this comes from the coding sequence ATGCGGAAATTATTCGGCGTCACACTGGCGATGCTACTCATCGGCCTGCCGTTGACGGCTCAAGACAAAAAGCCGGAAGGCGAAGAGAAAAAACCTCTGACCGCCAAGCAGCTCAATAAAGAGGTCCTGGACGAAATTCAAAAATTCCAGAAGGAAAACAAATCGGGCGATCGCGCCGAGTTGTTGAAAGTTGTCGATCAGGGTTTCGAACGCTTCCTTCGCGCTATCGAAGATAATCCCAAAGCCAGCGACATCAACGATATGGTCTCTTTCGCTGCTCGCTACGTTACGAGCGAAAAGAGTATGAACAAGCTTGGCGAAACGGTCGTTTTGAAGACCAATATTCTGCAAGGCGAAAAGCCCTTTCAAGTGATCATGATGCTCGGTGGTCGAAATCCCAAGTTCCTGGACAAGGCCATGGAACTCAACAAGTCGAAGGAAGTGACGGCTCTGGTCTCTTTCCTTAAAGCTCAAGCTGCAATGAGCGAATTCTCGGAATCGGGCAAAAAAGAAGACAAGGAAAAAGTGTTGAAGCTAGTGGCCGCAGTTCCAGCTGATATGGCTCTGGATATCGGCAGCCCCCGCAAGTATGAAATCGGTAAGATGGCCGCTAAACTCCCCAAGAAGCTCGAAGCCATTGAAAACCTGGCGGTTGGCAAACCGATGCCGGAAATCATCTCCAAAGATCTCGATGGCAAGTCTGTCAAGTTGACCGACTATAAGAACAAGGTTGTCGTTCTCGACATCTGGGCAACCTGGTGTGGCCCCTGCCGAGCGATGATTCCGCACGAACGGGAGATGGTCGAAAAACTGAAAGACAAACCTTTCAACCTGATCAGCCTGAGCGCGGATGGCGAGGTGAAGACTCTGAAAGACTTCCTGGAAAAAGAAAAGATGCCTTGGACCCACTGGCACATCGGGGCTTCGGGCGAAGTTCACGACATTCTTAACATCGAACACTACCCGACCATATTCGTGGTCGATCACAAGGGCGTGATTCGCTATAAGGAAATTCGCGGTGAACAGTTGGAAGAAGCCGTCGAAAAGCTTCTGAAAGAAATGGAAACCAAGTAG
- the rho gene encoding transcription termination factor Rho: MSEVMHEPKPARIRAKADAPPTSPAEFGEGLDVVESPPAPPARAPVSDNVSPHGKNSHSHGESTFVGYDRDTNKRYEEVKRGSTYITELQQMNMIQLQQLARDENLPRENWASLKKQDLIFTILKERVKQNGLMFGEGTLEILPDGFGFLRSPDFNYLPGPDDIYISPSQIRRFGLRNGAVVAGQIRPPKENERYFALLRVEAINYRDPELLTQKAVFEDLTPLFPNRRFKLETEAAELNTRVIDLITPIGKGQRAMIVAPPRTGKTVLLQKLAQAILKNHPECYIIVLLIDERPEEVTDMSRTVKGPRAEVISSTFDEPTSRHVQVSEMVMEKAKRLVEYGTDVVILLDSITRLARAYNAEVPNSGKILSGGLDAAALFKPKKFFGAARNLEEGGSLTIIGTALVDTGSKMDDVIFEEFKGTGNMELHLDRRLVDKRVWPAIDVNASGTRREDLLREVDESKWVDILHKVLSDMHPVEAMELLTSRMGRSKSNSEFLGKMNLT, translated from the coding sequence ATGTCGGAAGTTATGCATGAGCCCAAGCCGGCCCGCATACGGGCCAAGGCGGATGCTCCCCCAACCTCACCGGCGGAGTTCGGTGAAGGTTTGGATGTTGTCGAGTCCCCCCCGGCACCACCTGCGCGCGCTCCGGTCAGCGACAATGTCTCGCCGCATGGGAAAAATTCCCATTCTCACGGCGAGAGTACGTTTGTCGGTTATGATCGCGATACCAACAAACGCTACGAAGAAGTGAAGCGCGGCAGCACATACATCACCGAACTGCAGCAGATGAACATGATTCAGCTGCAGCAGCTGGCCCGCGACGAAAATCTGCCGCGCGAAAACTGGGCCAGCCTGAAGAAGCAGGATCTGATATTCACCATTCTCAAGGAACGGGTGAAACAGAACGGCCTGATGTTCGGCGAAGGAACTCTGGAAATCCTTCCCGACGGTTTCGGCTTTTTGCGCAGCCCCGATTTTAACTACCTGCCGGGCCCGGATGATATCTACATCTCCCCCAGCCAGATCCGCCGTTTCGGCTTACGTAACGGAGCTGTGGTTGCCGGACAGATTCGGCCACCTAAAGAAAACGAGCGCTACTTCGCCTTGTTGCGTGTCGAGGCCATCAATTACCGCGATCCGGAACTTCTGACGCAGAAAGCCGTGTTCGAGGATCTGACGCCGTTGTTTCCGAACAGGCGATTCAAACTGGAAACCGAAGCGGCCGAACTGAATACCCGGGTGATCGATCTGATTACTCCGATCGGGAAGGGGCAACGGGCCATGATTGTGGCTCCGCCGCGAACCGGTAAGACGGTGTTACTGCAGAAGCTCGCCCAGGCAATTTTGAAGAACCACCCGGAATGCTACATCATCGTTCTGCTCATCGATGAACGACCCGAAGAAGTGACTGATATGTCACGGACCGTCAAAGGTCCCCGCGCCGAGGTTATCAGTAGTACTTTCGATGAGCCGACCAGCCGCCACGTGCAGGTCAGCGAGATGGTAATGGAAAAAGCCAAGCGTCTGGTCGAATATGGCACCGACGTGGTGATCCTACTCGATTCCATCACCCGCCTGGCCCGGGCTTACAATGCCGAGGTGCCCAACAGCGGTAAAATTCTCTCGGGTGGTCTGGATGCGGCGGCTTTATTCAAGCCCAAGAAGTTCTTCGGAGCGGCTCGCAATCTGGAAGAAGGGGGCTCTCTCACTATCATCGGAACCGCGCTCGTCGACACCGGCTCCAAGATGGACGATGTAATTTTCGAAGAGTTCAAGGGCACCGGGAACATGGAGTTGCATCTGGATCGTCGGCTGGTCGACAAGCGTGTCTGGCCCGCCATCGACGTCAATGCCAGCGGCACCCGCCGCGAAGACCTGCTTCGGGAAGTCGATGAATCGAAATGGGTCGATATTCTTCACAAGGTGCTGAGTGATATGCACCCGGTGGAGGCGATGGAATTGCTCACTAGTCGTATGGGACGGAGCAAATCGAACAGCGAGTTCCTGGGCAAAATGAATCTAACCTGA
- the coaE gene encoding dephospho-CoA kinase (Dephospho-CoA kinase (CoaE) performs the final step in coenzyme A biosynthesis.) has protein sequence MNHKPVIGIVGGIGAGKSTVSQALVKLGGCLIDADQIGHAALRDAENLQKIIEAFGPKILKEDGSVDRRKLGSIVFKDPLEREKLESIVIPWISDEIRLRMKDFSANPVCQMVILDAAIMLETGWNGVCDKILFVEASLSTREKRVKARGWSAEDLRDRESSQLPLEVKKARADAVLANDPDSPEISTQLVSLLKNWGWRR, from the coding sequence ATGAACCACAAACCCGTCATTGGAATTGTCGGCGGCATTGGGGCCGGTAAGTCCACCGTTAGTCAGGCACTCGTGAAACTGGGGGGCTGTCTGATTGATGCCGATCAGATCGGACACGCCGCTTTGCGAGATGCGGAGAATCTTCAAAAAATAATCGAAGCATTTGGGCCAAAAATATTGAAAGAAGATGGCAGTGTGGATCGTCGAAAGTTAGGCAGCATTGTTTTCAAAGATCCCCTTGAGAGGGAAAAGCTGGAATCTATTGTCATTCCTTGGATCTCCGATGAGATTCGGTTAAGGATGAAAGATTTCTCAGCTAACCCGGTATGCCAGATGGTCATACTAGACGCGGCCATCATGCTGGAGACCGGTTGGAACGGAGTTTGCGACAAAATTTTGTTTGTCGAGGCTTCTTTGTCAACTCGCGAAAAGCGTGTGAAAGCTCGAGGTTGGTCCGCGGAGGATTTGAGAGACAGAGAATCTTCGCAACTCCCCCTGGAAGTGAAAAAGGCCCGGGCTGACGCAGTCCTTGCAAACGACCCGGATTCACCGGAAATCAGTACTCAGCTAGTTTCTTTGCTTAAAAATTGGGGTTGGAGGCGTTAA
- a CDS encoding AAA family ATPase: protein MVDIAAVGQKVISNIEKVIIGKRPQLTLCLAAYLCEGHILLEDVPGVAKTMLARALARSVQSSFKRLQCTPDLLPTDITGVSIFNQKTIDFEFRPGPIFTQTLLADEINRATPRTQAALLEAMAERRVTADGKTYDLKAPFLVIATQNPIDQEGTFPLPEAQLDRFLVRLSLGYPTMEEESKMLLKLQKGHPIDELNPVVKTEDWLACQEATRDIHVDDKIRKYILEIVHATREHEEIQLGGSPRASIALFRTSQAMAALNGRDFVLPDDIKKMAGPVMCHRLILRPEARLRRKTAQSILNELISEIAVPLTDRHKSSMKDDFE from the coding sequence ATGGTCGATATCGCTGCGGTTGGGCAGAAAGTTATTTCCAATATCGAGAAGGTCATCATCGGCAAACGGCCGCAACTGACCCTCTGCCTCGCGGCCTACCTGTGCGAAGGACATATTCTGCTTGAGGATGTTCCCGGGGTTGCCAAGACCATGCTGGCCCGGGCTCTGGCTCGAAGCGTACAATCCTCCTTCAAACGGCTGCAGTGCACGCCCGACCTTTTGCCCACCGACATTACCGGCGTATCGATCTTCAATCAGAAGACTATCGACTTCGAATTTCGACCTGGGCCGATTTTTACTCAAACATTGCTGGCCGACGAAATCAACCGGGCCACACCTCGTACTCAAGCGGCTTTGCTCGAGGCGATGGCCGAGCGTCGAGTGACAGCCGATGGCAAGACCTATGATTTGAAAGCCCCGTTCCTGGTCATCGCCACCCAGAATCCCATCGATCAGGAAGGTACCTTCCCGCTTCCCGAAGCTCAGCTGGACCGCTTTCTGGTCCGGCTCAGTCTCGGTTATCCCACGATGGAAGAAGAGAGCAAGATGCTCCTGAAACTTCAGAAGGGGCACCCGATCGATGAATTGAACCCGGTGGTGAAGACCGAAGATTGGTTGGCTTGTCAGGAGGCCACGCGGGATATCCATGTCGATGACAAGATTCGGAAGTACATTCTTGAGATAGTTCATGCCACACGTGAACATGAAGAAATTCAACTGGGGGGTTCGCCGCGAGCCTCAATCGCTTTGTTCCGAACGTCACAAGCGATGGCGGCCTTAAACGGTCGAGACTTTGTTTTGCCCGACGATATCAAGAAGATGGCAGGCCCAGTGATGTGCCATCGGTTGATATTACGTCCGGAAGCTCGCCTACGTCGTAAGACGGCTCAATCGATTTTGAACGAATTAATCTCAGAAATTGCAGTTCCTTTGACGGATCGACACAAATCGTCTATGAAAGATGACTTCGAGTAG
- a CDS encoding outer membrane protein assembly factor BamB family protein: MLRRRFLTLFLASTLFGFTREIQAQDWPQFRGPHRDGVSPDKGLLKEWPKDGPEVVWKCSDLGVGFSSVAIQGDRIYTMGDLKDGCYVFGIDRAKGTLLWKKLIGKAGGNYVGPRCTPTADGDSVYALGQFGDFVCLDSKTGEERWKKNIGKDFKGRSGGWNFAESPLIDGDKLVVTPGGADFTMVALNKKTGDLIWKGLVPGGDTAGYSSIVVADIDGVKQYIQLMANGLVSFSADKGELLWRYGTGNDRFGHNTANIPTAIVQGNQIFASAGYGRGAALLTVSSSGGKFDVHEEYWVNALTNKHGGVIHVGDSVYGDRDDSGRPWSADFKTGKVKWSKSDRSKGNGSASPTFADGLLYIRYANGWVSLVNPEDGKEISTFKIPNGSSNCWAHPVVIGGKMYIRENDTLWCYDVKGK, translated from the coding sequence ATGTTAAGACGCCGATTTCTCACTTTATTTCTTGCCTCCACTCTTTTCGGATTCACCAGGGAAATCCAAGCGCAAGATTGGCCCCAATTTCGCGGCCCCCATCGCGACGGCGTCTCCCCCGATAAGGGACTCCTGAAGGAATGGCCTAAAGACGGCCCCGAAGTCGTCTGGAAGTGTAGCGACCTCGGTGTCGGCTTCTCCTCAGTAGCGATTCAAGGCGACCGTATCTACACCATGGGGGATTTGAAAGACGGCTGCTACGTCTTTGGGATTGATCGAGCCAAAGGAACACTTCTCTGGAAGAAACTGATCGGTAAAGCGGGTGGCAACTACGTCGGACCACGTTGCACGCCGACGGCGGATGGCGATTCTGTCTATGCCCTGGGTCAGTTCGGCGATTTCGTCTGTCTGGATTCCAAAACCGGAGAAGAACGTTGGAAGAAAAATATCGGCAAGGACTTCAAAGGCCGATCGGGAGGGTGGAACTTTGCCGAATCTCCGCTGATCGATGGAGACAAACTCGTCGTTACCCCCGGCGGGGCCGATTTCACCATGGTTGCCCTGAACAAAAAGACGGGTGATCTGATTTGGAAGGGCCTGGTCCCGGGCGGCGACACGGCGGGGTACTCTTCCATCGTGGTGGCCGATATCGACGGCGTGAAACAGTACATTCAGCTGATGGCCAACGGTCTAGTGAGCTTCTCCGCTGATAAAGGGGAACTGCTCTGGCGTTACGGCACCGGTAATGATCGGTTTGGTCATAATACCGCCAATATTCCGACGGCCATCGTTCAGGGCAATCAGATTTTCGCTTCCGCTGGATATGGTCGCGGAGCCGCATTGTTGACGGTCAGCAGCAGTGGTGGCAAATTCGATGTGCATGAGGAGTACTGGGTAAACGCTCTTACCAACAAGCATGGCGGTGTCATTCACGTCGGCGACTCTGTCTATGGGGATCGCGATGATAGCGGCCGGCCCTGGAGTGCCGATTTCAAAACGGGGAAAGTAAAATGGTCCAAGTCGGATCGGTCCAAAGGAAACGGCTCGGCCTCCCCGACGTTTGCCGATGGGCTACTTTACATTCGCTACGCCAATGGTTGGGTTTCTCTGGTAAATCCAGAGGATGGCAAGGAAATCAGCACGTTCAAAATTCCCAACGGTAGCAGTAATTGCTGGGCGCACCCGGTGGTGATTGGCGGAAAGATGTACATCCGGGAAAACGACACGCTGTGGTGTTACGATGTGAAGGGGAAATAG
- a CDS encoding formylglycine-generating enzyme family protein, with product MCFYKICLLLAFTFSNASVIAQDRSKHGIDQLAKKAFKQGFWLAKYPVTQREWTALMDSTPFAHHKNGRKKTYLKAVDGLDTSRFPAEQISREGTKAFLEKMNSSANREKIDQVFGKNFNFCLPYEDEWEYACRGGLGNNRAFYWGSVLNGDKANCNGQTPYGTKTQGPFVGHPTLVGAYKKRRRILGACAI from the coding sequence ATGTGCTTCTACAAAATTTGTTTGCTCCTCGCTTTTACCTTCTCGAATGCGAGTGTAATCGCGCAAGACCGAAGCAAGCATGGAATCGATCAGCTTGCTAAAAAAGCATTCAAGCAAGGTTTCTGGCTGGCAAAATATCCTGTCACCCAGCGAGAATGGACAGCATTAATGGATTCTACACCTTTTGCACATCACAAAAATGGAAGAAAAAAAACCTATTTGAAAGCTGTCGATGGACTGGATACCAGCCGCTTTCCCGCCGAGCAAATATCGCGGGAAGGGACAAAAGCCTTTCTTGAAAAAATGAATTCCAGTGCCAATCGTGAAAAGATAGACCAAGTATTTGGAAAGAATTTCAACTTCTGTCTACCTTACGAAGATGAATGGGAATACGCCTGTCGAGGAGGGCTCGGTAATAATAGAGCTTTTTACTGGGGTAGCGTATTGAATGGGGACAAAGCGAATTGCAATGGCCAAACGCCCTACGGAACTAAAACTCAAGGACCTTTCGTTGGGCATCCCACACTGGTCGGTGCATATAAAAAAAGGCGCCGCATCCTTGGGGCTTGTGCGATATGA
- a CDS encoding DUF1501 domain-containing protein, with amino-acid sequence MTPSHFLSHAGRHLLDRRSFLRDGGTGLGGIALISLLAERRLLAADPIRPVIRPEAPLAPRAPHFEAKAKRVLMIFCSGAVSHLDTFDYKPELYKWDGKPLPGAEKETAFQGGHGNLTKPLWNFKPRGQSGKMISDLMPNIAELADDLCFIHSMTAKTNTHGPAENQMSTGYTIDGFPSIGSWVSYALGSECRDLPAFVAIPDPRGVPQVGPNNWNNAFLPAVFQGTAFNTDKPIPHLNRPSDISADTESAVRDFVKQLNEKHLERHPGDTELSARIASMELAAKMQLRAPEVTDFSKETHAIKESYGVNDKNPIKAGFARNCLLARRLLERNVRFVQLFNGAYAMGEGVGNWDGHKTLKKFYDTHGPILDQPCAALIKDLKQRGMLKDTLVVWVTEFGRMPTFQKAGATGRDHNPKGFTVWMAGAGVKKGFSYGATDEFGYAAVEKKSSIYDLHATILHLLGLNHERLSFYHNGIERRLTDVHGEVLKGILA; translated from the coding sequence ATGACACCCAGCCATTTTCTTTCGCATGCCGGTCGGCATCTGTTGGATCGCCGATCGTTTCTCCGCGATGGCGGTACCGGTCTGGGTGGTATCGCCCTGATCAGTCTCTTGGCCGAGCGCAGGTTGTTGGCGGCCGATCCGATTCGACCGGTCATCAGGCCGGAAGCGCCGCTCGCGCCGCGAGCTCCCCATTTCGAAGCCAAGGCCAAGCGGGTATTGATGATTTTCTGTTCGGGAGCCGTCAGCCATTTAGACACCTTCGATTATAAACCGGAGCTCTACAAGTGGGACGGTAAGCCGTTGCCGGGTGCGGAGAAAGAGACGGCTTTTCAAGGTGGACACGGCAATCTGACCAAGCCGCTGTGGAACTTCAAACCGCGCGGCCAGTCGGGCAAAATGATCTCCGATCTCATGCCAAACATCGCCGAGTTGGCCGACGATCTCTGTTTCATTCACTCGATGACGGCCAAGACTAATACGCACGGCCCGGCCGAGAATCAGATGAGCACCGGCTACACCATCGATGGCTTCCCGAGCATCGGCTCCTGGGTGAGTTACGCGCTTGGAAGCGAGTGTCGGGATCTTCCGGCGTTCGTTGCGATTCCGGATCCGCGCGGCGTGCCCCAGGTCGGGCCGAACAATTGGAACAACGCCTTTCTACCGGCGGTCTTCCAGGGGACTGCGTTTAATACCGATAAGCCGATTCCACATCTGAACCGGCCATCGGATATCTCGGCCGATACCGAATCGGCCGTGCGCGATTTTGTGAAGCAGTTAAATGAGAAGCATCTCGAACGCCATCCGGGAGATACCGAACTAAGTGCCCGCATTGCCAGCATGGAGCTGGCCGCGAAGATGCAGCTACGAGCTCCGGAAGTGACAGATTTCAGCAAGGAAACCCACGCGATTAAAGAGAGTTATGGCGTGAATGATAAAAACCCGATCAAAGCGGGATTCGCTCGTAACTGTTTGCTCGCCCGGCGGCTGTTGGAACGCAATGTCCGTTTCGTGCAATTGTTCAACGGCGCTTATGCAATGGGCGAGGGCGTTGGAAACTGGGACGGCCATAAAACCCTAAAGAAATTTTACGACACGCATGGCCCGATCCTCGATCAGCCTTGCGCGGCATTGATTAAGGACCTGAAGCAACGCGGAATGTTGAAAGACACATTGGTGGTCTGGGTGACCGAGTTTGGCCGGATGCCCACGTTTCAGAAGGCGGGGGCTACCGGTCGCGATCATAACCCGAAGGGGTTTACGGTCTGGATGGCCGGGGCCGGAGTGAAAAAAGGATTCAGCTACGGGGCGACCGATGAGTTTGGCTACGCGGCCGTGGAAAAGAAGTCGTCGATTTACGATCTGCACGCCACGATTCTGCATCTGTTGGGTTTGAACCACGAACGGCTGAGTTTTTATCACAATGGGATCGAACGGCGGCTGACCGATGTGCATGGCGAGGTGTTGAAGGGAATTTTGGCGTGA